The DNA region TTAACTGGAAAATAGAACAGAACACaatcttcaaatcttccaaTCTAATTTAAAGAAGGTATGACTTTAATTTTTACTCACTCCGTCCCTAAATAAGTGTTGCtttagcaaacaaaaaaaatattgttccaAAACAAGAATCGGTTTagaattcaaaacaaaatatagTAACTATTTCCCACTACATCCTTGAATTAAAGAACTACTTCTACTTAATAGTACTCGACTCTTAAAAAAACATCTAATAAATAGGGGTAACTTAGTAAACTATatcttttatttgttgtttttcttaatTAGCGTGAAACAAGTCAAATCAACACACTTATTTTGAGACGAAAAAAGTATATTCGAAGTAACTTTTTCAACATAGGAATTTGTGCCTTTGTGTTTTGGATGAAGAAGACAAATAAATCTATTACATTTGTCTTTTTGGAACTAAATGTACAATGTATTTATCATCTAAATCATGCTTAGATATTCTCTTTGGTCAATTAAATTTTAGCCATTAAATCAAACCTATGCCACGTGTTCCCACTCAAAGAAAGAACTTCAGGACATGGAGAGGAGGCGTATCCAacaattttattaaaaagttaCAAAATTAGGTAACTTCCTCTTTTCTATGTAAAAAAAGGAAGCAGCTAGAAAGAAGACTTATTACTTTATCATGGAGTTTTGTTACAACATAATTATAGCAGCAATTTGTGTTGCAATTTTGTTAGTAATATTCACTTGGAAAGTGCTGAATTGGGCATGGTTTAAGCCAAAGAAACTTGAGAAATACTTAAGAAAAAGTGGTCTAAAGGGAAATCCATACAAATTACTCTATGGAGATTTGAAGGAACTCATAAAAAGTGTCATTGAATCCAAATCTAAGCCTATCAATTTCTCTGATGATGTACCTCAAAGGCTCATCCCTTTTTTCTGCGACTCCATCAACAAAAATGGTATGTTTCTCGATTGCTCCGCCCCTGCTTTCAACTCAAGACTATAGTTGACTGATGAATTCAAAGTTAATAAACAGTCTTTCTTGCCTATGTTTTCTTGCACAAAATCAGGCAAAGTAAAAAAGATGTATGGTTAACATGTCTACATTTGCACTCTCAAAGTTGGagtgtttatgtattatgctgtttcttttttctaatcGAAAATTGATTACTCTCAGGTAAAAGTTCTTTTGTGTGGCTAGGTCCATATCCAGTAGTGTTGATCACAGAACCTGAACATGTAAAGGAGATTTTGACAAAGAATTATGTGTACCAAAAGGAAACTCATCCCAATCCATTTTCCAAGTTATTGGCTATAGGTATTGCGAAGCTTGAGGAAGACAAATGGGCCAAACaccaaaaaatcatcaatcctgCTTTCCAAGTTGAGAAGTTAAAGGTTATATTCACTTCATATTCTTCTtactaattaatttagaaaaaaatggtaaatttaACATTATGATGTTCTCCGTTTATTTCCAAATTCCAAGTGTGCTGTAACAAACAACGTCAAGGGGATTTAAAACAACGCAAGCATGCCACACCTGAAATTAATTTGAACCTGAAATCTAAAGCAACTTTTGAACAACCTTTTATGACTACACTACCTTACGTCGAAGGGATTCAACAATTATATCTATATGACAAAAAACAATTATTCTTACCCAATTCCCGTAGTTAATTTTCCGAAGAAGGGTTTCAATTGAATCCCCTTCAATACATGTAACTCTTCTACTGATAACTAGTACTGGTTTTTGCGATTAATTTGTTTTGTACAGCATATGTTGCCAGCATTTTATCAGAGTTATAGTGATATGATAAGCAAATGGGAGGAGATTATTCCAAAGGAAACATCATTCGAGCTTGATATATGGCCAGACCTTCAATTAATGACCAGTGAAGTTATTTCTCGAACTGCATTTGGGAGTAGCTATGAAGAAGGGAGAATAGTATTTGAACTTCAGAGAGAACAAGCTGAGCATGTAATGGACATAAGTCGTTCAGTTTATATACCAGGAACGAGGTATAACaatttatttgtgaaatttctACATAATATCGAAAATTAATatgttcattattttattttattttattttaaattaacatGTTCATTACATTCTACTAAAAAGACTTTTCATGtttgcattttaatttgtttttttaggtTCTTGCCTACTAAAAGGAACAGAAGAATGCTGGAAATCAAAAATCAAGTCCATACAACGATTAGGCGTATCATCGACAAAAGATTGAGGGCAATGGAAGCAGGGGAGCCTAGTAAAAATGACTTACTAGGCATATTACTTGAATCCAATATGAGAGAAATTGAACAACATGGAAGCAAAGATTTCGGAATGACAACAATTGAAGTGATTGAAGAATGCAAGTTATTCTACTTTGCTGGACAAGAGACCACTTCAGTGTTGCTCGTCTGGACAATGATTTTGTTATGCCTACATCCAGAGTGGCAAGCACGTGCCAGAGAGGAGGTTTTGCAGGTCATCGGAAATGAAAAGCCAAATTTTGAAGGACTAAGTCGCCTCAAAATTGTAAGTACTTTCCACTAGTTTGTTATGTAAGGCAACTTAAAATAGCCCAAAATCACTGCATAGATCAAATTTCGAAGATGAATAACACTATAAAATAAGTAGCTGTTAAATCGTCTTGCCCATCATTAAATATCTCAGAAAGGCATGACATCTAAATTTTGTAAGAAGTGAACTAATTCTACTTCCAACTTATGCAGTACATTTTTCTTTCCATATATAGGTGACAATGATCTTGCACGAGACGTTAAGGCTATTCCCCCTAGTACCAACATATCATAGAAGGAACAAACATGAAGTCAAATTAGGGGAGCTGAGTCTACCAGCTGGAGTGCTACTCTTTATACCCACAGTATTAATTCATTATGACAAGGAATTATGGGGTGAAGACGCGAAGGAATTCAAACCAGAAAGGTTCAGTGAAGGAGTGTCAAAGGCAGCCAAAGGACACTTCTCGTTTATTCCATTTTCCGGGGGACCTCGAGTTTGCATCGGACAAAACTTTGCAATGATGGAAGCAAAAATGGCAATAGCAATGATACTACAAAAGTTCTCCTTCGAGCTCTCTCCGTCTTATACACATGCTCCAGTTGCATCATTTACTATTCGTCCACAGTATGGTGCTCCTCTCCTTATGCGCAAAATTTGAAATGGATGTTGCTCATATTTAAGAAATttctcttttcctatttcagCATTGTGGTATTGAACTGGGCTGGTCACTTTTGGGCCGACCTTTTGTTCGACTTATTTGCTTTTAATAAAGGGAAAAGAGTCTCATACCTTAACTTTGCGATTCAGAATTGATATACTCTCGTTGTAAAAGTGCATATATCCTTACTGATACACAAATGACCCAGAAATACCCTTTTGGTCTAACatgagtgaaaaaataatttaaaatttatttttagattgtcaaaaaaaatttcccACTCATTTACctataaaatttatcatagatgcctcaattttatttatagatacaAAAAATAGATTATAATATAGCcgcaaaaaaaattaattttttttctttttatttctcatatttttacactaaaaatgaaagaaaaaagtaaatgaaaaagaaactcaaataatgataatcaagtAGATGGATAAGGGAGATATTTAAAACTCAAATTAGTTGTTGAAtcaaacaagtaaaaaaaaaatcatgtataaaaaatatcaaatatacctTGAgctttgctagaagaatcatgtaggaattaaaacaaaatatccTTTTTATGCAGTATTTATTgtccaattatttttaattggaaaagggtcaaaaatacccttaaaatatgtgaaattgaacaaaaatgcaCTCCATTAATAGTTTGATCTAAAAATGTCCTTATCGTTAATAGTTTGATCCAAAATTCATCTACCACTAATAGTTTGGTTTATAAATGTCTCTATTGCAGTGGCGTAGCCAAGAATTTTATGAAGGGTTGTCCaagctaaaaataattttttttttgaaaaatggatGCACCAAAAATCAATTTGCGTCATATTTAGATTTAATAGTTCatacctttaatttaatatgaagtGAACGGatgaaacaaaaaggaaaaaaaaaagaagagataagCGAGCTCAATCTAGAAAAAGAATCACTTTTGAGTATTAAGCTTatataaaactgaataaatagacacattcgtctTAGGTGACGTCAGCCGAGGGTCcaccggaaacagcctctctacctccacaaggtagtggtaaggtctgcgtacactttaccctccccagaccccactttgtgggatttcactgggtatgttgttgttgttgtcttaGGTGACGTCATATATGGCAATTTTGTGTCCGATGCGATATtctacatgtattatgccacGTAGGATGTATGTGGCTACCTGATCAATTTCATATAAGTTTAAgtatctacttgtgcacactcaaagttagaGGACATAGATGTCGGCCAAAACTAAGTTAAAgggtatatttatgtattatgtcttttattttttactatatttatGGACAAGATATTAATATGTTGCTAAGATTGTGAGATTACAACAATATTTGAAACtaaatatataatgtatttatTATCTGAACCATAGTCAAAGACTTTCTTTGGTTAGTTAAATCTTAGCCATCAAATCTATTTAATCTATGGCATGTGTCCCCAATCCAAGCAAGAATTTGGGGAAAATGGAAAGGAGTCGAatccaacaaattaaaaggttATAAATTAGCAAACTTCCCCTCTTTTTTTCTATGTAAAAGAGGAAGCAGCTAGAAAGAAGCCTTTTATTAATTTCATGGAGATTTCTTACAACACAACTGTAACAGCAATTAGTGTTGCAATTTTGCTGGTATATACATGGAAAGTGTTGAATTGAGCATGGTTTAGGCCAAAAAAACTTGAGAAATACTTAAGAAAGAGTGGTCTTAAGGGAAATCCATACAAATTACTCTATGGAGATTTGAAGGAACTCAGAAATAAACTCAATGAAGCCAAATCTAAGCCCATCAATTTCTCCGACGGTATAGCTGAAAGAATCAACCCTTTTTCCGCCAATGCCATCAACAAAAACGGTATGTTTCATTTATTCTTCTTTAAAGGAATAAATTTTTTCTATTCTTGTATATATgcagtgtaattttttataaagaGGATCTAGATGAATCACTTTTTGGTACCCTAGCTCCATCCATGAGTTGAGAGGGCCGTGAACTCTCAAGTAGAGGCAGATCcaagatttgaaatttatggattttaataGGGACCTTAAGTGTATATAAATGGATATACAATCAAACATTTATGGTTCCTAAAATACATATAACAAACAAGATCTGGACAAAAGCTACTTAGTTCACATGAACTAATACGTTTCGTGGTTGCTCCTCCCCTGATCTCAACTCAAGACTATAGTTGACTGATGCAATTACCTAAGCAATTAGAGCCCGATGAATTCATAGTTGATAACTTACTTGCCTGTGTTTTCTTGCACCAAATCAGGCAAAGTAAAAGAGATGTATGGTTAACATGTCAACATGTGCACTCTCGAAGTTGGAGTGCTTGCTTGTCAGTTGAGATTAAATTTGAGTGTCTATTGATGTATTTTGCCTTTTGTTTCTAATCGAAAATGGATTACTCTCAGGTAAAAGTTCTTTTGTGTGGCTAGGCCCATATCCAGTAGTGTTGATCACAGATCCTGAACATGTAAAGGAGATTTTGACAAAGAATTATGTGTACCAAAGGCAAACTCATCCCAATCCATTTGCAAAGAAATTGGCTCTAGGTCTTGCGAAGCTTGAGGAAGACAAATGGGCCAAACACCGAAAGATCATCCAACCTGCTTTCCAAGTTGAGAAGTTAAAGGTTATATTCACTTCATATTCTTAGTACTAATAGATTTAGCAAACATTGGTAAATTTTCATGCTTAGAACTTAAGATAGCATTTTGAAATGTCTTAACATTATGAAGTTGTCTGTTTATGTCCACGCGTGCAGTAACAAACAACGTGAAGTGGGTTTAGACCACCTTTTTGAGATTAATTTGTTTTGTACAGCATATGTTGCCAGCATTTTATCAGAGTTGTAGTGAAATGATAAGCAAATGGGAGGAGATTATTCCAAAGGAAACATCATTCGAGCTCGATGTATGGCCAGACCTTCAATTGATTACCGCTGAAGTCATTTCTCGAACTGCATTTGGGAGTAGCTATGAAGAAGGGAGAATAGTATTTGAACTTCAGAAAGAACAAGCTGAGTATGTAATCGACATAATTCGTTCAGTTTATATACCAGGAACAAGGTATAACaatttatttgtgaaatttctACATAACATCGAAAACCACATGTTCATTACTTTCTACTAAAAACACTTATCTTGTTTgcttttaaatttgttttgttaGGTTCTTGCCTACTAAAAGGAACAAAAGAATGCTGGAAATCGAAAAGCAAGTCCAAACAACGATTAGACATATCATCGACAAAAGATTGAGGGCAATGGAAGCAGGGGAGACTAGTAAAACTGACTTATTAGGCATATTACTTGAATCCAATATGAGAGAAATTGAACAACACAGAAGCAAAGATTTCGGAATAACAACAATTGAAATGATTGAAGAATGCAAGTTATTCTATTTTGCTGGACAAGAGACCACTTCAGTGTTGCTCGTGTGGACAATGATTTTGTTGAGCCTACATCCAGAGTGGCAAGCACGTGCCAGAGAGGAGGTGTTGCAGGTCTTCGGAAATGAAAAACCAAATTCGGAAGGGCTAAGTCACCTCAAAATTGTAAGTACTTTCCACCAGTTCATTATGTAAGACAACTTAAAATAGCCCAAGATCACTGCATAGATCGAATTTTAAAGATGAAAAACACTGTAAAATCAAGGATAAAATAAGTAGTTGTTATATCGTCTTGCCCATCATTAATGCCAAATTGTTCCCACTGAGATCAGATAAACCACATTTTCTATCGTCCTATTCCAGTCTACTAGGGGCATTTACTCGGGAGACTAAAAGATCTCGGAAAGGTATGACATCTAAATTTTGTAAGAAGTGACTAATTCTACTTCCAACTTATGCAATACAGTTTTCTTTCCTAGATGATAATGATCTTGCACGAGACGTTAAGGCTATTCCCCTCAGTGCCAACATATCGTAGAAGGAACAAACATGAAGTCAAATTAGGGGAGCTGAGTTTACCAGCTGGAGTGCTACTCATTATACCGACAATATTAATTCATTATGACAAGGAATTATGGGGTGAAGACGCGAAGGAATTCAAACCAGAAAGATTCAGTGAAGGAGTGTCAAAGGCAACAAAAGGACACATCTCGTTTATTCCATTTACCGGGGGACCTCGAGTTTGCATCGGACAAAACTTTGCAATGATGGAAGCAAAAACGGCAATAGCAATGATATTACAAAAGTTCTCCTTCGAACTCTCTCCGTCTTATACACATGCTCCATTTGTAACAATTACTATTCATCCACAGTATGGTGCTCCTCTGCTTATGCGCAAACTTTGAAATGGATGTTGCTCATATTTAATACCAATGGTGTTGTGTTCTCCGTGTTTCAGCTCGAATACTGCTAAACTAGTCTGGTTATGGCTGAAATAACACTTTTCCTATTTCAACATTGCAGTTTTGAATTGTTATCAATGTTCATGTTCAGTTTCTTTTCACATTTCTTCTGTGGGTGAATTAGTTGAAACTTGTTATAATGCTCCATCATGTCTCGTGAAGAGCTTACATCAGTGGTTCCTAATTATGCAAGTCAAGCCTTTTTGTCTTGTGCATATAGATTGTTCTCTCTCAGTCCTGCAAGTTTATTTCTACTTATAAGGAGAAAATCTGATTAAATCAGCAAAATTTCATGACTCACACCCTTGTGTTTATATCAAACCAAGATGTGGGTAAACACTACGGTGAAAAACTAGGATTCAACGTCCAAAACtcctttttttgtgtgtgtcaGTACATGAATATTTTTCGGTGATATGACTTCCGAAAAAACTTTTTTGCGAATCCTTTATGGAACCCTCCGTAAGGAGTCGGGGGAGCAATTACGTACAGTGTCACCATTTTTAGGatattttctcagtttttcgtcTATATTagttagcccatgaatattttggtgatatgactttgagaaaaaaaattgtgaaaccTTTATGGAACTCTCCGTAGAGAGTTAGAGGAGCAGTAAGTACAATCTCACCattttgagaattatttttgggcatttagggGCCAAATAACAGgattatgcaattttctcagtttttcatGTGTGCTAGCAcatgaatatttttgtgatatGGCTTCTGGACGAATTTCCTACGGAACCTTTATTAAACCCTCCATATGGAGTTGGGGAGAAGTACGTAGAGTCTCACTATTTTTGGAGTAATTTTTGGGTATTTAGGGACCAATATATAGGAATCAGACAATTTTCACAGTTTTTGTGTATGCTTGcacatgaatattttggtgatatgacttctAGTCGATTTTTTTTGCGAAACCTTTATGGAACCCTCCGTAGAGAGTTGGGGGAGCAGTAAGTACAATCTCACCATTTTTAGAGTTATTTTTGGGCATTAAGGGACTAATTAGCAGGATTAgacaattttctcaatttttcatgtgtgttagcacatgaatatttttgtgatatAGCTTCGGGACGCATTTTTTACGAAATCTTTATTAAACCCTCCGCAGGGAGTTGGGGAGCAGTACGTAGAGTCTCACTAATTTTAGAGTGATTTTTGGGTATTTAGGGACCAATATATAGAAATCAGgcaattttctcagtttttgTGTATGTTAGCACatgaatattttagtaatatGGCTTTCGGATGAATATTTTGCAAAATCTTAATGGAACCCTTCATAGGGAGTTGAGGGTATAGTAAGTACAATCACACCATTTATAGAGTGatttttgggcatttaggggccaatttataggaattaggtgatttttctaagtttttcgtgtgtgttagccaACAATATTTGGTTATATGActtttgaaagatttttttgCGAAACATTTATGAAACCCTCCATAGGAGTTGGGGGAGCAGTACGTACAGTCTCACTATTTTTAGAGTGCTTTTTGGGCATTTAGAGTCCAATTTACAAAAATTAGGTGATTTTCTCAGTATTTCGTGTGTTTCCtcataaatattttggtgatgtGACTTCCGGATAAAAATTTTGTGAAATCTTTATGGAACCCTCCGTAGGGATTTGACGGAACAGTACGTACAACCTTACCATTTTTAGagcattttttttgtatttagggAACAATTTACATGAATTAGGCATAATGCATAAATATGCCTTTTACTTGGCTTCAACTTGcatctatgccctccaactttgagtgtgcacaagtagacacttaaacttgtataaaattaaacaaatagacacattcgcCTTCCATGACGTCATACATagcaattttgtgtcctatgtgGCGCCCTACGtatattatgtcatgtaggatgtGTGTGTAtactttgtttaattttatacaaatttaagtttctacttgtgcacacccaaaattgaAGGGCTTAGATGCCAATttaagggcatatttatgtattatgtcttttattttttactatatttatggataaaaatatactaatatGGTGCTAAAATTGTGAGATTACAATAATATTTGGAACTAAATATgtacttatttattatctaaACCATAGTCAAGAACTTTCTTTGGTTAATTAAATTTTAGCATTAAATCTAACCTATGCCACGTGTCCTAGTCAAAGAAAGAACTTGGGGAAAGTGGAGAGGAGGCGTATCTAACAATGTTATTAAAAAGTTACAAAATTAGCTAGCttcccccttttttttctttctatgtGAAAGAAAGCAGCTAGAAAGAAGACTTAGTAATTTCATGGAGATTTCTTACAACAGAATTATAGCAGCAATTTGTGTTGCAATTTTGTTGGTATATACATGGAAAGTGTTGAATTGGGCATGGTTTAGGCCAAAAAAACTTGAGAAATACTTAAGAAAGAGTGGTCTTAAGGGAAATCCATACAAATTATTCTATGGTGATTTGAACGAACTCACAAATAAACTAAATGAAGCTAGATCTAAGCCCATCAATTTCTCTGGTgatatagctcaaaggctcaTCCCTTTTATCTGTGACTCCATCAACAAAAATggtattttcttttattcttctttaaaacagtaaaaacatTCTATTCTTGTATATATATGctgtaatttttttctaaagagAATCCAGATGAATCACTTTTTGGTACCCTAGCTCAATCCATGAGCTGAAAGAGGTCGAGAACTCTCAAGTAGAGACAGATCcaagatttgaaatttatgaattttaatatggttctttaAGTTAATATGTCAAATATTTATTGGACTTAAGTTGGagtgtttatgtattatgctgtTTTTATTTCTAATCGAAAATTGATTACCCGCAGGTAAAAGTTCTTTTGTGTGGCTAGGCCCATATCCAGCAGTGTTGATTACAGATCCTGAACATGTAAAGGAGATTTTCACAAAGAATTATGTGTACCAAAAGGAAACTCATCCCAATCCATTTTCCAAGTTATTGGCTATAGGTCTTGCGAAACTTGAGGAAGACAAATGGGCAAAACACcgaaaaatcatcaatcctgCTTTCCAAGCTGAGAAGTTAAAGGTTAATtcacttcatattcttattacTAATCAATTTAGAAAACATTGGTAAATTTAACATTATGAAGGGattcaaaaatttatatctatatGCCCAAAAACAATTGTTTTTATCCAATTACAGTAGTTAATTTCCCGAAGAAGGGGTTTCAATTGAAGCCCTTTCAATACATGTAGCTCTGCTACTGATAACTAGTACTGGTTTTTGCGATTAATTTGTTTTGTACAGCATATGTTGCCAGCATTTTATCAGAGTTGTAGTGAAATGATTAGCAAATGGGAGGAGATTATTCCAAAGGAAACATCACTCAAGCTCGATGTATGGCCAGACCTTCAATTAATGGCCGCTGAAGTTATTTCTCGAACTGCATTTGGGAGTAGCTATGAAGAAGGGAGAATAGTATTTGAACTTCAAAAAGAACAAGCTGAGCATGTAACGGACATAAGTCATACAATTTATATACCAGGATCAAGGTATaacaatttatttgtgaatttctATGTAATATGGAAAATGACATGTTCATTACTTTCTACTAAAAAGACTTATCTTGTTTGCATTTAAACTTGTTTTGTTAGGTTCTTCCCTACTAAAAGGAACAAAAGAATGCTGGAAATCGAAAACCAAGTCCAAACAACGATTAGGCGTATCATCGACAAAAGATTGAGGGCAATGGAAGCAGGGGAGACTAGTAAAAATGACTTATTAGGCATATTACTTGAATCCAATATGAAAGAAATTGAACAACACGGAAGCAAAGATTTCAGAATGACAACAACTGAAGTCATTGAAGAATgcaagtttttttatttttctggaCAAGAGACCACTGCAGTATTGCTCGTCTGGACAATGATTTTGTTGTGCTTACATCCAGAGTGGCAAGCACGTGCCAGAGAGGAGGCTTTGCAGGTGTTCGGAAATGAAAAACCAAATTTGGAAGGACTAAGTCGCCTCAAAATTGTAAGTACTTTCCACTAGTTTGTTATGTAAGACCACTTAAAATATCCCAAGATCACTGCATAGATCAAATTTCAGAGATGAATAACACTGtaaaatcaagataaaataaGTAGCTGTTAAATCGTCTCGCCCATCATTAATGCCAAATTGTTCCAACTGAGAGCAGATGGAACACATTTTCTATCGTCCTATTTCAGTCTTAGAGGGGCAATTATTCGGAGATTAAAATAACTAGGGAAGGCATGACATCTAAATTTTGTAAGAAGTGATCTAATTCTACTTCCAGCTTATCCAATACATTTTTCTTTCCATATATAGGTGACAATGATCTTGCACAAGACGTTAAGGCTATTCCCCCCAGTACCAACATATCGTAGAAGGAACAAACATGAAGTCAAATTAGGGGAGCTGAGTCTACCAGCTGGAGTGCTACTCTTTATACCCACAGTATTAATTCATTATGACAAGGAATTATGGGGTGAAGACGCGAAGGAATTCAAACCAGAAAGATTCAGTGAAGGAGTGTCAAAGGCAACAAAAGGACACGCCTCGTTTATTCCATTTACTGGGGGACCTCGAGTTTGCATCGGACAAAACTTTGCAATGATGGAAGCAAAATTGGCAATAGCAATGATACTACAAAAATTCTCCTTCGAACTCTCTCCCTCTTATACGCATGCTCCATTTGCAACAATTACTATTCATCCACAGTATGGTGCTCCTCTGCTTATGCGCAAACTTTGAAATGTATGTTGCTCATATTTTAGATCAATGGTGTTGTGTTTTCCATATTTCAGCTCGAATACTAAAAACTAGTCGGGATATGGCTGATATCgctcttttcctatttcaacTTTGTAGGTTTGagatgttattgttgttgttcacTTCTCTTTTGCGGGTGAATTAGTTTAAACTTGGTATACTGATCCATCTTTTCTCATGAATAATTTATATCAGTGGCTCCTATTGATCTAAGTCAAGTCTTAAACTAAATAACGGGGTAGTTTTAAAAGTTATCTTTTTATGAAGAATTCTATGTATACTCGCAATCCCATATTGATACATATCAACATTGACAATGATGTGTCATCAATTTTATAAGGAACTTTCAAGGAATTAATGAAAATATCGATATTCGGTGATTCCAACCAATTGGATCAATCCAACATCTAATAAGTAGGGATAACTTagtaaactatatttttttatttgttattttttaataggcGTGAAATGAGCTAAATCGACATACTTATTTTGATATGGAGAGAGTATAGTCGATGTAATTTTTTCAACATAAGAATTTGAGTCTTTGAGGAAGTCTAGCCTTCGTATTTTGGATGAAGAACAAATAAAACTATGGAAAATGCTCATGAATACCCTTTACCTATGGCAAAAGTAGGGGTGACCATTTCAGCTCATATAAGTTAAAGGAGTACATTtagcttttttttaaaaaaaaaattaaagttttttaaaaaaattgtagtgGGTGGGGGTAGTGTGGAGGTGGAGGGTGTGAAAAAActttaacttctttttaaaaaaattggggtggggtgggggtaggggggTAGGGTGATGCTGTGCCGGGGAGGaggcaaaaaaaatatttttttaagagaaaatattttaatgtgttaaaaaaaaatggtaggCGCAGGAGTATGGGGACGGGTGGAGGTGGGAGAGGTGAGGTGggcaattttttgttttatctttttataaaaaataataatttggggTGTGGGGGNGGGGGGGGGTTGTTAGTGGGTGAGGGACTGGGATACGgggtagaaaaaaaattaaaaatttctatttttttttttatgaaaaatgaacatttttaaaaaaattactaatttatGAGTGGGGATGGCGTGGTAGGGGTTATGCGTGATTCgtgagattttaaaaaaaaattgttgtgtCTATCATCATTAATTAAATTGGGAGTCctatttgtttaaatattttatagtcaTGTGAGATATACAAATTATAATCTGGATAGCTAATCAAATTGTAACTACGTTATGTAATTAGCCAAAC from Solanum stenotomum isolate F172 unplaced genomic scaffold, ASM1918654v1 scaffold37374, whole genome shotgun sequence includes:
- the LOC125852602 gene encoding cytochrome P450 CYP72A219-like, translating into MLPAFYQSCSEMISKWEEIIPKETSFELDVWPDLQLITAEVISRTAFGSSYEEGRIVFELQKEQAEYVIDIIRSVYIPGTRFLPTKRNKRMLEIEKQVQTTIRHIIDKRLRAMEAGETSKTDLLGILLESNMREIEQHRSKDFGITTIEMIEECKLFYFAGQETTSVLLVWTMILLSLHPEWQARAREEVLQVFGNEKPNSEGLSHLKIMIMILHETLRLFPSVPTYRRRNKHEVKLGELSLPAGVLLIIPTILIHYDKELWGEDAKEFKPERFSEGVSKATKGHISFIPFTGGPRVCIGQNFAMMEAKTAIAMILQKFSFELSPSYTHAPFVTITIHPQYGAPLLMRKL
- the LOC125852604 gene encoding cytochrome P450 CYP72A219-like; translation: MEFCYNIIIAAICVAILLVIFTWKVLNWAWFKPKKLEKYLRKSGLKGNPYKLLYGDLKELIKSVIESKSKPINFSDDVPQRLIPFFCDSINKNGKSSFVWLGPYPVVLITEPEHVKEILTKNYVYQKETHPNPFSKLLAIGIAKLEEDKWAKHQKIINPAFQVEKLKHMLPAFYQSYSDMISKWEEIIPKETSFELDIWPDLQLMTSEVISRTAFGSSYEEGRIVFELQREQAEHVMDISRSVYIPGTRFLPTKRNRRMLEIKNQVHTTIRRIIDKRLRAMEAGEPSKNDLLGILLESNMREIEQHGSKDFGMTTIEVIEECKLFYFAGQETTSVLLVWTMILLCLHPEWQARAREEVLQVIGNEKPNFEGLSRLKIVTMILHETLRLFPLVPTYHRRNKHEVKLGELSLPAGVLLFIPTVLIHYDKELWGEDAKEFKPERFSEGVSKAAKGHFSFIPFSGGPRVCIGQNFAMMEAKMAIAMILQKFSFELSPSYTHAPVASFTIRPQYGAPLLMRKI
- the LOC125852598 gene encoding cytochrome P450 CYP72A219-like, yielding MEISYNRIIAAICVAILLVYTWKVLNWAWFRPKKLEKYLRKSGLKGNPYKLFYGDLNELTNKLNEARSKPINFSGDIAQRLIPFICDSINKNGKSSFVWLGPYPAVLITDPEHVKEIFTKNYVYQKETHPNPFSKLLAIGLAKLEEDKWAKHRKIINPAFQAEKLKHMLPAFYQSCSEMISKWEEIIPKETSLKLDVWPDLQLMAAEVISRTAFGSSYEEGRIVFELQKEQAEHVTDISHTIYIPGSRFFPTKRNKRMLEIENQVQTTIRRIIDKRLRAMEAGETSKNDLLGILLESNMKEIEQHGSKDFRMTTTEVIEECKFFYFSGQETTAVLLVWTMILLCLHPEWQARAREEALQVFGNEKPNLEGLSRLKIVTMILHKTLRLFPPVPTYRRRNKHEVKLGELSLPAGVLLFIPTVLIHYDKELWGEDAKEFKPERFSEGVSKATKGHASFIPFTGGPRVCIGQNFAMMEAKLAIAMILQKFSFELSPSYTHAPFATITIHPQYGAPLLMRKL